Below is a window of Watersipora subatra chromosome 11, tzWatSuba1.1, whole genome shotgun sequence DNA.
TAACAGTGTTTGCAGGAGTCACAGGCTCTAAAACAGAACAAGACATTTTCATGCACATTGTATATGATGGACATGAATAGAAAATATGAATTCATATCAATCAAACTTTAATTATAAATGGTTAACGCAGATCAGTTTAAGGTTGGGGCCTCTGCTGACTTTGCATATAAAACAATACCTCCAGTACTGTCATGAAATAGTCTGTAAATACACTTAAAACCAACTCCACACTCTCTGAACAATTTCAGCAAAATATCTCATGGCATTCTTTTATAAGAAGGTAGAAAGGACAACTGCAATGCGCCATGGCATTGCAAAACTGACTTCCGGTTTGGTCATTCATGGCACTGAGCTCTCTCTCCAACTCATCCTTCTGCTCAAGGGCTGATGGGAGGAGGTCTGCCTGAGCCACCTGCTGAGAGTGTCGCGACTGTAAAGAGAGAGTTGATGGGAAGACAGGTCCTGTCAGCGTTGGATCTTCTCTCACATGCTCCACTTGACTAGAGTTGTCACTCTAAGAAATATGATTTAAATGTTTAAAAGATAATTCTGTTTATAGTTGCTAGCTAACTGAGCTTTGCAGTTTCATGAAACTAGCTTGTTGATATTTTGTTTAATAGCGAGAGCTCAATGACAATCAAAGGGTTGCTTTGTAGAAAGTTCCAGTGTGCGAGGTTGTTCTAGATGGGGTGGCCTATCAAGTCACCAGAACTTGCCAGGAACTATCGAATCAAGATAAATAGCATAGGACATGTTCATAGAGATAATTTTGGAAAGCAAGGACTAGCGGGTAGTAGGACAATCTGAGTTATTACTATGACTTAGTAGAACTATTATCTTATATTGTCAGATTTGAATTATTCCTGTACAGTTTACGTTAAATTGAATATAAACAAATGCATATATTACTTGTggttatttaaatatcaaagaaatttttatttttaatgacaaaaaatgACTTGTTCATATTTTCCAGTGCACCTGGAAAATGTGGACAATCTTGTGGTTTACGATATGGCGGATTCTGGAAAAACTATTGCTTGTATTACAAAACATGCAAGTAGGAAAAGAGAGCCAACAAACTCTGCAAGCTAAAGATAAAATTTAGAGTATTCTAAAGTGAATAGAATAGTGGTAACTGTAATGGAAAAAagctgtccacattacccacttctcccctatatcaaataacaacaaaaaaacaatttttataagtTCACTTCCATGATGAGAGAAGTGGATATACAGATTTAGACAGTTTCACTTCCATGATGAGAGAGGTGGATCTACAGATGTCTATAGTTCAACTTTCATGGTGAAAGAGACGGATCTACAGATCTGTATAGTTTCACATTGTCCAAACTCATATTGGCTCAAGAAGAAACAAAGTTTTAACAAGTTTTGAAAGCAACAAACTAAATCACTGTGCTAAAATTTTAGAAAGTTTTATTGTAGAAAACTATCTGGTCAGTCATAGAGTTATTAGTAGGTCATAGAGTTATTAGTCAGTCATAGAGTTATCAGTCAGTCAGAGTTATTAGTCAGTCATAGAGTTATCAGTCATTCAGAGCTTTTAGTCAGTCATAGAGTTATTAGTAGGTCATAGAGTTATTAGTCAGTCATAGAGCTATTAGTCAATCATAGAGCTATTAGTCAGTCATAGAGCTATTAGTCAGTCATAGAGTCATCGTAATAAGTCTGCAGATGTCTATCAATATAGAGCTGTAACTAGTTAGATTTAACTGTAACTAATCTTTGCTGATGTAACCAACCTTTGTTGATGCAGGTCGTTCTATCAGCCTTGACTCTGATGTAGGTCGTTCTATCAACCCTGTCTCTAAGTTCTCAACAGATTTTTTTCCTTCAGATCTTACAACGATTTCTAAAAATCGAAGAGGTCAGCTGTTTTTTATAACCACCATGAAGTTTCTTAAATACATTTTGTTCAATGCTGTTAGTCTTACATAGCAGTTCCAATCACACGAATTTCTTTACAGTATCATTTTGAAACAATTCGGTGAAATACTTTTTTCAAGAAATTAAATGTATTTGACTTACATGTAGGTGCATTAGTAAAATGGCAGGTGACAAAAAGGTCATTAGACCAGCAATTTGGATGCCAGAACATAAGACAAGACCATCAAATCATGGCAAGATGAAATAGATGAACTTTAACAAAAAGGAAGGTCAATTTAAAAGGGCACGCTGAAACTCGGGTTCAAAATCGATGGTAATATTGACTTGGGCCTCGTTTGACCGATGAATAATGGTGAACAACAATAATTCTCAGGTGAAACTGTAAAGTGAATTAAAGTTCAAATGAAACACAAATTTAGGATCATAAAACCAGCTTaccttttttttcaatttcttcatcTTCTTCTTTTACAACGTCTaacttctttttatttttttcttttttattttttcgatCTTTTTTAGGTTTTCGAGCTGTTGGCTTGGGACTAGTTACATCAGCGTCCCAATGTACTACCTTGTCTTGTTTTGCTGCTTCAACGCCAGTTGCTACGACACCGGCCGCAGGTGCCACGGTAGACACTTGTCTTCCAACAGTCTGTGTGGTTTCAAGTATGTCTGCATTCACAACTTTCTTTTTGGCTGAAGGCTGCTCAATCACTTCTTTGGTTACAACTACCGAATCAGCAGATAGTTTTGATTTGGTATTGACCTCTTCTGTTTTTTTGCTTGTCGCCTTTGAGACGGTGGAAACACTCTCATCAGTACTATCTGAGTCACTATCAGTGTCACTAGCTGACCTTGACATAGTGGAAGATTTAGTTGCAGTAACAGCTGGCTTCTCTTCGTCTGAATGTGAGTAGTCCTCAAACTCTCCTTTAGCCTTTCCTATCTTATTCTTTGTGTTCAGTCTGTTAACCTCTTTGTTTGCAGACTCATCCTCGCTAGATTCTTCTGAGGATGATTCTATCGTAGGTTCCCTCAAAGGAGCGCTTACAACAGGTGACTTTCGTTTGTCTGATACGTCTGTGCGCTCCTCCTCACTGCTGCTTTCCAAACATGAATCATCTTCCTTCACTTGTGTCTTTTTTGGATTGACTGGTGTCGAGTTGTTTTTGACAGGTGTCATTCTCTCTTTGGCATGTGTCACTTTTGGTTGATTTTTGGGAGCTTCTGTCTCTGATTCTTCACTAGAAGAAAAGTCTGTAAAGCCAGCTACCCTCTTTTTACGCCCTTTTTTTTTGCGTTTACTTTTAGGTGGAGGAGTTATTTGAGGTGGTGGAGACTTTGTGGGTTTGTAGGTGGTACCTTTTTGTAGAGAATATTTGCTAGCAGCTACAGATTGTTTACTCGGTGCTCCTTTAGAATAATAATCAAAGAGCCCTTTCCGCGCAGGAGTCTTTGACTCAGCAACCTACATAAGTACAGAAAACAACGTAAGACGTCTGCGCATTCCATGACTAACAATAGCCTTC
It encodes the following:
- the LOC137407889 gene encoding nucleolar protein dao-5-like, translating into MREAKGRENLNDRILLGRKRKETGAKKPERKKPEPPKPPKPRTPVFSPSPQPRRRPIAEAEPKSFPAEQKVHTPEVVSPPPRAPSPVRPAAKELVSESDSDYDNELRTRSPSPKPQKENQQQQNPAPKQSEKQKVAESKTPARKGLFDYYSKGAPSKQSVAASKYSLQKGTTYKPTKSPPPQITPPPKSKRKKKGRKKRVAGFTDFSSSEESETEAPKNQPKVTHAKERMTPVKNNSTPVNPKKTQVKEDDSCLESSSEEERTDVSDKRKSPVVSAPLREPTIESSSEESSEDESANKEVNRLNTKNKIGKAKGEFEDYSHSDEEKPAVTATKSSTMSRSASDTDSDSDSTDESVSTVSKATSKKTEEVNTKSKLSADSVVVTKEVIEQPSAKKKVVNADILETTQTVGRQVSTVAPAAGVVATGVEAAKQDKVVHWDADVTSPKPTARKPKKDRKNKKEKNKKKLDVVKEEDEEIEKKEIVVRSEGKKSVENLETGLIERPTSESRLIERPASTKSDNSSQVEHVREDPTLTGPVFPSTLSLQSRHSQQVAQADLLPSALEQKDELERELSAMNDQTGKPVTPANTVNPVEKPSKASKKPVEAVKKHKRELSPYKVLPDIPSTEKKRDWPPIAALQGEAKQSTDDSLIVYAKPHKKGGSKKEKRDMGPYLEALDKACDSSLQYIVAKTGAQLGLANPNNVFKARVALQINEKKAAKLDQKILARLQNENGAYRKRIDKFLNKP